Genomic window (Diabrotica undecimpunctata isolate CICGRU chromosome 6, icDiaUnde3, whole genome shotgun sequence):
agacTGTTCGCTCCGTGCGTAACCATGGTAGTGGTACCTTGAAACGacgccagcgtgcgtagcggcgaaatatgacaaaattggacctatctttttacgcatatattttaacaaaaatggcTGCAAATACGTATGCATACGTACTGCATGTTTCGTATTTAATTGTGCtcataatagcaaaaatagtgagtgtagtttttataggtttccaaagattacacataaattagagaaaagaaaaagatggattcgtgctatcaatatgaaaaagtaaatatcacataatttcatttttatgcaattgaaatatgaaaaattttaataattaaccttaaatgatatttcataaggcttcaagctaactgcaccctgcctgatgactttagtttTTATaccataacttttactattattgtttttaattacatacTCTTCCACATGAAAAACTTGATTCGCttgtactagatttttccctttcttctcTATTTGGGGTTGAAAATataaattatgatgaatttttagaaacccagtttttaatactacatttattgtgtacataaactgaaaaaatataattaaaaaacaaattactaacctcaaattgggaggtccaaaactgtcagatgaaggcggtaggtgtcgcgtcagtcatgcacggagcgaataaagaagtagaaaagaacatgtttaacaaaaaaaaaaacatcaaatttttTCGGTACAAGTTGGACAGATTGGTCTTCTGTGTTCGGCAAACAGGCAAGCTTTACAGCGGACGCACAGGTCTCTACCTTTTCTGTTGGCAGATCAAGGGCAAACTTGACATCTTTTGTGGGTTGGACGTTGAGTTTCGTGATTTCTGAGTATTGGCTGGTCCTCTTGACTAAGAACATCCAAAATCACGGAGCGCAAAAATCTGGACACAGTTGCTATTTCTAATCTCTTTTTTAGTTGCGGAGTGCAACTGTAGTGCTAAATGTCTAAGAAAATCTTTCCTGTGAGTGATTTTTAAATTTGGATCTGATTTGGTTCTATTTGCGCCATAAATAACATAAGCATTAATACCTGCACCATCAAGCATGCCATAAAAAAACTCGTAAGACGCCATCGACGAGTTTTTCTAGACACGGATTTAGAATGACATAACTGATCATAAGTGTCTATTCCTTTTTTTGTAGAGTTATAAAATATTAACAACAACACAacaattttttttggttttggagAAAATGATACTAACGTCTTATTATCGTCAAAAGCAAAGTCAGAACTTggaacaatttttttctttttaagaaattctGGCAGAATGTCAgacttgttgtttgttaatatTCCAACCATTGTCAACTTTTTTTGCAAAAGCTTTTCTGCAAGATCTGAGGCCGAAAACCAATTATCCATGTTAACGTTGCTATTGGTGCCATAGAGATTTTTGCATAGGCGAAGAACGTATTGGGTGGGCAAAGTTTCTGATGCATCTCGCCTCTTTTTTCCCACATATGGTATTGCAGAATACATATAAAAAGTCTTAGAGTCGCACAACATAacgattttaattttatatttgtctggtttatttgaaatataaactttaaaagCATATCTGCCCCGAAAACTGAGCAACTGTTCATCAATTGTCACATATGCGCCAGGAGTGTAATTAGCTTCACAATTTTCAACAAATTCGTTCCATAGAAATCTTATAGGTGCAAATTTATCATCACGACCTTTCCTTTCCTTTCTAGTTGTTTTGTCATCAAAtcgaagaaaattatttaaaaattcaaagCGTTTGTATGACATTGTTGCTCTGAAAATtgatatttcaaattgttttgacCATAAATCCGAGGTACTCATGTAGCTAGTTTTTAGAACACCACTCATATAAAAAAGACCGAATAATGCCAAAATCTCTTCTTTGCTCGCAACAGTTGTAAAACTTGGAGTTTGACTTAATTCAGTAGATTGTTTAGAGATTTCTTGGTTTGTGTCTTGGGTATCATTGTTTAGTTTAATATAGTTTATCACTGAGTCGCTGAAAAACAGTTTCCAAGCCAGAATCTCTTCTGGTGTATTTAAAGCGTGAGCCTTTGGACCTGGTAGACGAAGCACTATGTTTTTTGAACTTTGCAAGTGTTCTTTGAGAAAAACAgagttttataccatttaaaacCATTATTTCCATAtactacttttcttttttgatcgcTATCTTTCTGCGAATCTTCCCTAAACTCTTGTTCTGCTAAAATGGTATCAGAATGTTCACTTTCACTAAGCTCTTTGTCTTCATCCTCACTCAAACGTTCagattttgtattatttaaaaagacATCTTCATCACTCTCACCAGCCACATAAACAGGCACAATTTCTTCTAACTCAGCCTGAGTCAACGCTTTGCTTGTTGAAGCCGTTTACTTCTATGTATATTCAAAATTATAACGGGAATTGTACTGTGGTGTCGTATGTGATAccgataaatattattttaaaatagctaTAAGCGCCCGATAAATAGTTACGGTTACAGTTGATTTGAAACATAAAAGTGGTAACGGTACTGAGAATCTAAGCCTCCCCTCTCTAGGAACGTGCTGACTGCATCTAATCGAACTGCGCGGTGTCGCCGGCGACACCAGGGTACCATTTTAGGGTTAAAGTTATCAATTCACATTTTCTATACCCCGCCTGACTGGCGTCTggctgttttaaatatttttcacacCACGGACTGCACGGACAGTCGAGACAGTAGTAAATTATCAATTCGCGTATCAAGTACTCGCCCGCCGAAATCGGGTATTCTCAAACCGGTGTTTTCATATacataatatgttataaagaaaGTGTATTTGAAATTGTATAGTAACGTACGGCCGCGTTGGGTCTTTCTACtctaaaagttttaattataagCCGTTAAAtcaaaagtgtttttatttctctggagctgtATTTGCTCAAATCAAGAATCCTCATCATTCAACGGTCACTGTGAAGAACccaacctatggagatacatccatcaaaagtcctttgaagtaaggcttggaatcgaAAGAATTTCAACTCTCGTAATGTAGTTAGCTAGTTACAGGGCTCCCTACAGGGACCTATGAAAAATATTTGAGAGAGTTCAACTATACGGCACTCTTAAAAGCTGATACTCGATGTATGTCTATTGGGAACTGTCATTAATCTGGCGGATCTCAGTGGAGCTACTGATTAGTGCGAGTTTGCATATATGTGCATTTAAACcagaataatatgaaaattttctGGAGCATATTTTGCATGTGAaaggtttttcaccagtgtgcaTTCTCATATGCGATTTTAAAACTTGTTTTGTTGAAAACTGTTTTCTGCAAActtcacatttaaatggtttttgaccagtatgcactctcatatgcgattttaaatatattttcaatgaaaacagtttggtgcaaatttcacattcaaatggtttttcaacaGTATGCACTATGATATGCGATTTTAAAAGTAATTTCGTTGAATATTGTTTGTTGCAAATTACACATTTAAATGATTTCTTATCAGTATGCAATTTCATATGCATTGTTAAATAATTCTTTGTTGAACATTGTTTGTTGcaaatatcacattcaaatggtttttcaccagtgtgcaTTCTCATATGCGATTTTAAAACTTGTTTTGTTGAAAGCTGTTTtctgcaaatttcacatttaaatagttttcgaccagtatgcactctcatatgcgattttaaatatattttcattgaaaactgtttggtgcaaattttacattcaaatggtttttcaccagtatgcactctgATATGCGATTTTAAAAGTAATTTCGTTGAATATTGTTTGTTGcaaatatcacattcaaatggtttttcaccagtgtggattctcatatgcgattttaaaacttgtttcgttgaaaactgtttggtgcaaatttcacattcaaatggttttttacCAGTATGTACTCTCATATGCGATTTTAAATACCTATATATTGAAAATtgtttggagcaaatttcacatttaaagggTTCTTCATCATTATGCAATTTCATATGTATTGCTAAATTaccctttattaaaaattgtttgttgcaaatttcacatttaaagggTTCTTCATCATTATGCAATTTCATATGTACTGCTAAATTActctttgttaaaaattctttgttgcaaatttcgcatttaaatgatttttcatCAGTATGCAATTGCATATGTATTGTTAAATAACTATTTGTTGAAAACCGTTTGGTGCAAACACCACATTGAAATAATTTATCAGTAGgcaatggtttttcaccagtatgcaatTTCATATGTATTGGTAGATAATTCCTTGTTGAAAATTTTTTGgcgcaaatttcacatttaaatggtttttcaccagtatgcactctcatatgcgatGTTAAAACTTGTTTCGTTGAAAGCCGTTTgtagcaaatttcacattcaaatggtttttcacgaGTATGCACTCCCATATGCGATGTTAAAACTTGTTTCGTTGAAAGCCGTTTgaagcaaatttcacattcaaatggtttttcatcagcatgcactctcatatgtttttttaaatattgttttgctGAAAagtgtttggtgcaaatttcacatgcaaaagatttttccccagtgtgtattctcatatGTAGTTCTAAACGAGAATTGTTTGAGAACGTTTTCTTGCAAATGATACATATAAAACGTTGTCCTCCAGTGTTCACATTGGTAGTGGAAGTTATATATTGGTTGAAATTACTGTCACTTCTATCATGATTTGTTAATAGGCTACTGGCATCAGCTTTCATATCTTTACAAGAGAAACCTAAAATTATAATCGTCTGTTAAATCAATAAAATGCAACTAAATGAGAAATAATGTTTAATTGGTTAAGTCAAATCTAGGCTAAGTTAAAGAAATATGTTTGTGTAGGACGTacaaattgtaataataaaaaattaggtattCATGTTTTATATActgctccaagaaattaacgtactaattattatttttagaaaattattgcCAATTTAAATAAACTGTAcagtattttactatattttgaaAAAACTCTATGCCTGTGTAATATTTCTTTTAACGATAAATAACAATGGCACTGACAAGTTTTTGATCTTGAATTTTTAACTTATTATTATATTAACGATAAATCGATTTTGAGCCAGTTTAAGGTTTGATTTTTATGCGTTTTGGAATTCTTTTTCTTAAAAGTCTTAAGTTGCAATGAGAATCCTGAAATCTAACACCTGAGGAATGTTTTCAAGCGGCTGTATTATACAAAGAAGGTTGGAGATATCGCTGAATAGATTCAGTTTGTTCCATAAACCAGTATCGAAACGTGGTTGAAAAATACAGGGTAACTGGTGAGAATACCAGAAGAGCTGGTCATGGCAGAAACTTTGCCACAACCTTTGCTCACAGTCGTTTGTTAAGGCTTTTCGTCTGCTAAGACAACGATTTGTAAAAACCCATCAGTTTCAATCTGAGCTTCCGCAAACCAGTATAAATTTGCATCCTCCTATTGCTGCTGGAAGATCAGCATTAAGCAGAAATAATCGTAAAGCACAGTTAACTTTTGGCAGGGATCATGTGAAATGGGAAGAAACAGATTGGGAACAAGTTCTGTTGACAGATAAGTTACACTTTTGGTTGAATGCGAGTGATTAACTCTATTTTAATTCGTGCTTTTAGAAGACCAAATGATAATATGCGTAATGAACGTAACaaatactattttatttagtGGAGGCTCGCTTGTGGTGTGGAAAGGCATGCCAATAGCAGCTCACATGGTTTTGGTATTAAATAATGGCAATATTACTACTGAGCGTTACATATTAGATATTCTTCAAGATCATGTAGTGTCTTTTGCACCTTGTAGTAGGCAAATTTtttgttaatgcacgataatgctagAATGAATGCATCACCAGTAGGTTGAGACTATCTCTTAGAAGTTGGCACTAAACCAATCGGCTAGCGAACACGTAGTCTTTACCTTAACCCCATAGTAGAACATGTGTGAGTTATCCTTGAGACTCAATTAAGATTTCAGCCGAACTGACAATTTGGAGGACATGGCGACTTTGTTTGTGTCATGTTTTGATTTCTAGTTTGATCGTTTCAAATCTTAGTTTAAGCATCAATCGCAGATGTCAGGAAGTGATTAGAAGCAGAAATGAAAATACACAATATTAGGGTTAAAACGAtcagtcatttttttttaataacatttctAATTTTTCTCTATTGAGCAAGCGAGGAATATTTATGAACTTAAAAAGAAACAGTGAAGTGcttactattattttaattataatagatATTCTAGATAGTAAATaacagtatttttttaatgtgaacaaatttggaaatttgggataaaatataaatccatttttttaattactaaacgccatgatttaaatgtttgttttcttacgacatgattttaattttagttttgtatAAGCACTCCTCTTGGCAATTGAATACTGTAAACACAAATTGGTATTTTAATATCTTTCTGGAATGACGTAATTTTTTAATGTagaatcttttaataattttttttgttcctttggaagatttttacaaaaatagTGCCCAATAATAATAAATTCTAATATATTATCTAATTGTACTTGGATTTGAAAAATAATACACAACTTCTATATGTTTGAAAGAACCACGCCCACTCTCTTCAACACGAGCGACCTGGCCTTGAATATAAATTTGTATGAAAAGATGATTATGATATGCATCTACGCTACAAGTTAATTAAAAACTTTGCACTGAACCAACCGGCTAGCCAACACGTAGTCTTTACCTTAACCCCATAGAACATGTGTGAGTTATCCTTGAGAGGCAATTAAGATTTCAGCCGAACTGACAATTTGGAGGACATGGGCGACTTTGTTTGTGTCATGTTTTGATTTCTAGTTTGATCGTTTTGATCGTTTCAAATCTTAGTTTAAGCATCAATCGCAGATGTCAGGAAGTGATTAGAAGCAGAAATGAAAATACACAATATTAGGGTTAAAACGatcagtaatttttttttaataacatttctaatttttgaagcaaagcttctatCCCGGtgttgtattttacttttttctctctAGTGAAATGCTGAGGCGGCCGTCACGGAACTAGCACCACAAAacggcgtcgtcacgggtagcgtcatagaatagcggttcttgacatcgattcactactctcgatcaatatGTTTCTAgtaatcatatatttattctaagcaggtttaaattaaaaactggataaaaaataactaacaaaatataaacGTTAAATGAGAAAGTTCTGAAACTACTTTCCTGTGGCATGGTTAAGCTAAACATTATGTTTTTTATGAGATTAAGCcccaattattggttgtgattgtggtGAAAATcgcatttttaattaactaatatttgacgTTTGGATTTCTACTCTGAAAATCGTTCCCAAAAAAAGGTTTTTTGTACAAGTTATGTAAAATTGTGTATAAGCAAAGATTTTGTTTATGGTTATTGGattttttagaacgatttccgaagtggaaatcgaaacgtcaaatattatttaattaaaaataattaaattgattaatgatttcatcacaatcacaaccaataattgtggtttaatcccatataaaacataatatttaaattaaatgagaagtaaaaaattaaaagaatatttttcaCTAAAACATTCGATCCGTaatgattgtcaaaatttaaatcaaattgcATAAATGACATCTAactaataacaacattgaatcatgtttaaatttttataataattctcgttttaaaataattacatttactatcaaatggtattttattatatttcattatTAATATATGGTCTGAATTTGACTGGTTTGTCATAAGTTAGTAAACAACGTaggtatgctttgttaatacgttaacaggtggcaTTAGGAGcaaagaatatttttattgaatttgtttaaaatataaaaaataaataaataagaaaattactctatttaagtaatttaaaatatattatttaaattttaaaaatattttttaatataacttgttatatttaaacatcttatttttagtttaataataattaaatttgccatcaaattatatttatttatattttcataattccatataaatataaatacaattttgGATTTTTGCAATTATCAGTTTGACTATTACATAAGTGCGATAAAAAGAGTTATTGATAAAACATTTTCATAGTTTGTACAGTCACAGCGGAATAGCTCATTTGTGTACCGAACGAGAGGGTGACCGTTAGGTAAACAAATTGTCAAAactgaccataatttgttatttcaatttttgaaattgttCAAAATTTTTTGTACAGGAAACGTAAAAAATATCTTCCAACGAATGCGATAAAGCAtgaaaaaaggttaaaaaagaTACACCTACAAAAACTGCAGCTGGACagaaatttgattgaaaatattaagaaattgtGAAGAGGATAGTAAAAGCagcaattttgttgattaatataaagcttcgcgctagtctgcTGAACCTTTTTTTATTCTCTAAGTACATAAGCTCAAGATGGTAAAGAGACGCAAGCTCTGGATGCGCAAtgttaaaattaacaaaaatggaGAAAGCTTCTTTGAATTTGCCGTTACTTTTGTGCAGTGTTGTTTTGTTGTGATATGAACAGGGAAAATGTGTGAAACGACAAGTTTATTAAGATATTATTACAACGATATTTTTATAAAGATTTAGAAAAATACGTTACCAGATAATTGGATGCAGTCGGATGTAGAAATTGGTAGTGCAACAAGCTCTATCGCTAAtctgtttatttaatttatttccaaTATAACTAGGGTGACCATATGTACTTTTTTTAGTATGACAGTACTTTCTTTCCAAACGCTGTCCTATTGTACTTTGAAATTTATGAAGTACACCTAAATGTACTCTTTTTCTTAATTACACAAAATTAAGTTATACTTTTTGTCCAAACAAAATATAATTATGATTCGAATTGATTCAAGAATCGATCTTTTGCGGAAGAATCAGAATCTCCTATCTTTAGCAGCAATCGATCGGCGCAGAGGTCACTTACGACTCTCGTCGCCGCGTCATCGTCTAGCTTAGTTTATTACCGATACGCCCATCTCCCTCCCATCACTGTCTGTTTCATTCCGCAGCAAGATCTTATTATCTTAtttatttagtaaaaataaaaatatctcgtCGTATGTTTATGTTTATTTGTTACTTGTGCGCTCACTGTTGATTAGTCTATTAACCTTTTGTCTTAAATTCCGgcagtttttattgttttttatattattttgtgctGTGCGGAAAAATAAACAATTTCATCATGTCACCGCCTAGAAGAAAATGCCATTTTAACGTCGAGATGCAAGCAGAGTATCCTTTTATGAAACAAAAATCAAATGTTTCACCGCATATTGTGTTTTGTCAAGTTTGTAAAAGTGATGTTGATATTTCTAACAGTGGTCGCAATAATATCAAACAACATATTTGTCAAAGAAAAAACACATGTTGGCTGCTAATGCAAACTCGAAGAGCAGCAAATTGGAAACCtttgttaaaaaagaaaatttaagttCTGAAAATATGTTGATTGATGCCAAGGAAGGTACTTTTGCTTATACAATTAAGCATTTGCAAAGTTTTAGATCCTTAGACTGCACGTCAAAACTAATTGTAAGCATGTTTGAACCTAAATTTGCGGCAGCTCGAACCAAaactgtaaaaaatgttttaactcaAGAGGCTCAATCCCAATTGGAAATTGACCTTCGAAAAGCAAATTTCGTCAGCATCACAATCGATTCGTCGAATCATAGAGAAATTAAAGTTGTGCCCTTAATGGTAAGATATTTTCATGGAAAAAATGGTGTCCAAGGAAAATTACTTCAGCTACGTAACTTACCTGGTGAAACATCAGAGCAGTTAAAAGATTACGTGGTCAATGTTTTGAATCACCATAATCTACTACAAAAATGCATCGGAATGTCTGctgataatcatcatcatcagtggcattacagctcgttatgagctaaagccttcttcagaacaatcttccattcgcccctgtctctggcaactcttctccatgcttttacTCCAATGTCTGCTGataatacaaatacaaattttGATGGAATGAGAAGAAAAGGAGTGAATAATCTATTCAGCAAATTAAATGCTTCTCGTGGTAAACCCGTGATTGGAATTGGTTGTGTGGCACACATTTTTAATAACTGTTTATAAAATGCGACGGACGTCTTACCCATAGACATCGAGGTTATTGCGGTCAAGATTTTTAGGAATTTCTATATTTTTACAGTCAGAGTGGAGAAACTAAAACAGTTTTGCGATTTTGTTGATATCGAGTACAAAAAAATGTTGTCGTTTTCAAAAACAAGATTTTTGAGCCTAATGCCAGCCATTGAACGAATTATACAAATGTTCGAACCCTTGAAAGCATATTTTTTATCGATTGATAATTGTCCAACAGTTCTAAAAGTTTTTTCAAAACCCAATCAGTAAAGCATGGATTGCGTCTCTCTACCACAAAGTGATTTTAGACGTAGAAGGTGACAAAATATGCGCAACGGAAGCCGCTTTGGAGTATTTCGAACTCACAAATAAGCTTCAAAATCGCTTAAATGAGTTATTTTTACCTCTTAAAGTAAGAGAGTCACTTTCAAAACTTCGAAAATATGGAAGACCTTGGCCTTAGTGTGAACTATCGGGATATCTTTGTCACACATGTCAAGCAGTTCTATTCAAATTGTGTAACATATTTGAAAAACTGGAGTGAAAATTTAAGTTAACTAAAGCTATTCGGATGGGTTAACTTgaaaaaacaagtttcttgggCTGAAATTTTATCGTCGTGTGAGGCTTTCAAAGACTACATAGGTCCGATATTGAATCAGGACGAACTGTTTGATGAAGTTAGTCTAATACGAACCTACGTTACAGAAGATAAAATCGCAGACTGGAATTCGAAAAATATTTCTACCGAAGATCGATGGCTCGAAATCTTCCAAAAAGAAAGTGCTTTGAAAAATCTCAAAATTCTATGTGAGTTTGTTTTTTGTCTGCCTGGGACCAGTGCGTCGATTGAGCGGTTGTTCTCAAATATCAATA
Coding sequences:
- the LOC140443728 gene encoding uncharacterized protein isoform X2; this translates as MFNKTEVKREVGETTCKLKIDNEVDEVLQDTFKVEIKEEPTMDSTNDTVDYLDVKKCPIKAEIEQDDGFSCKDMKADASSLLTNHDRSDSNFNQYITSTTNVNTGGQRFICIICKKTFSNNSRLELHMRIHTGEKSFACEICTKHFSAKQYLKKHMRVHADEKPFECEICFKRLSTKQVLTSHMGVHTREKPFECEICYKRLSTKQVLTSHMRVHTGEKPFKCEICAKKFSTRNYLPIHMKLHTGEKPLPTDKLFQCGVCTKRFSTNSYLTIHMQLHTDEKSFKCEICNKEFLTKSNLAVHMKLHNDEEPFKCEICNKQFLIKGNLAIHMKLHNDEEPFKCEICSKQFSIYRYLKSHMRVHTGKKPFECEICTKQFSTKQVLKSHMRIHTGEKPFECDICNKQYSTKLLLKSHIRVHTGEKPFECKICTKQFSMKIYLKSHMRVHTGRKLFKCEICRKQLSTKQVLKSHMRMHTGEKPFECDICNKQCSTKNYLTMHMKLHTDKKSFKCVICNKQYSTKLLLKSHIIVHTVEKPFECEICTKLFSLKIYLKSHMRVHTGQKPFKCEVCRKQFSTKQVLKSHMRMHTGEKPFTCKICSRKFSYYSGLNAHICKLALISSSTEIRQINDSSQ